A window of Melopsittacus undulatus isolate bMelUnd1 chromosome 10, bMelUnd1.mat.Z, whole genome shotgun sequence genomic DNA:
CCTATTGGCCCTTTTAAATGTGATCCAAAGAGAAAGAATTTTAGTCTGCCTCTAGATGAAGTCGCAGTGGCAATACATAGAACGCAGGAAAAACCACCTGATGGAGATACCCCGGGAGTTTATCCATTGGTATGGAATGGAAGGAGTGTATaagattgcatttttttcctcttttttttaatcttacatAATTTATAATACTTTAGACACCGGTCTCATAAATATAATATGAACACTTTACACATGCCAAGCAATTAAAAGCTTTCCCCAAGAACTTTTAGGTCTTACCTGAACCACTGACAGCATCTGTTTACAGCACCTGGCTTTAGTCAGTAACCACTTTTAGTCAGAACTACAACTAGGTTTTCTTCAACCAACATCTTACTATTAAAAATCTTGTAGGAACAAAAAGAAGCCTACAAACACATCAGTTTGCCTTAAAGTGATTAAGTCAGCATGAAAGAAAGATTGTCTGTGGTTTAAGAACTGTTGCTTGTGTCCCCACCCTTGACGCATatcatctttaaataaaaagtgcAAATGGGATTTGGGGACTGGATAGACAGATGTGCCTATTGTTTGTCTTCAGTTGCTTATTCTGTAGCCACCTCTCATCAACTGTCCCATCATACTTTGGATTAGCTACAATTTAGCTACTTGGCTAAAATAAGGCtcactgaagaaaaggaagaagtgaCTTCTAACTTCCAGACTCTTCCCGCCCTTAAGTCCCACAAAAGTGCTCATTTCCCTTTTTAcgaaaacacaaaaccaccctAAAATCTTGATTACAAGACTATTAAACATTTCGGTACTACCATCCATATAGTCACCTTCCCGTCAAGCAAGGCCAAAAAAGTGATGATGGATTCCCTTTGAATGCAAGAGATACTACACTTTTTGTAAGTAAACAGGCTGACATTACGATTGCAGTCTCTTCTGCGAGTGTACAAATGTCAGATGAACTGGTCCATTTTTGTGGGACCTTGTGTGTATTAACACCAGCAGATAAAGATCTAAGACTGATAATATAAACCCAACGTGAACTATTAACTTCCAAGACCACCTACTGTATAGGCAAGTTTGATTTTCTAAGGGATCAGTCAACAGCAGCTGCGCTTTGTCACTGATGGCTGTCTTCTAAGTTTGAAGCCCTTACCACTAGACGGGGGGTTGGTGTCAGTTGATGGAATTCTGCGACCTAcaaggaggcagaaaaaaaaattactgcaaaCGTTATACTTGAAACTAATTCTAAGCATTCAGTATATTTTTTGGATTAGTCATACATCATTAGTGACAACATTCCTGCATAAAAGGAGGATGGTCGTTAATAGTCTATACTATGTCTGCAAGAGGTATGGTTCTACAGAAGAGCAAAGGCAGTTTTGAGCTAATTTTGCAGTGTTTATACTTCAGGCTAAGCCAGACTTTGAGAGCTAAGCTGTAAAGCTACCCAGAGAATATACTCTGCAGGATGCAATACCATCTGGAATATCTTCATTAAGAGCTACCATCTTGACCTGTATTTCCACAGTACATCACCTGCACTGGGTTTAGCACAGAAGTGCTTGTAAAGGCAGCTGCTCTAGTAATCTAATCAGTCATTAAAATCGACTATTCCTGGTTAAGTATTCTTTTCTGAGGAGGATTTATGATACTTTTTCCATAATTTATTCAAGATCAATTTTAGAGAGCAGCTATTAAGTCAGTAAATCAGAAAGCTACTCTATAGCACACACTTTTTTCATCAGCTTCAATATATTCAACTGCTTATAAGAactatttttatacatttgtGATACTGCCTGAAACATCCTGCAAATAATCTTTAATAGAATTCAGTTTGGGATACTGTCTGCTTTGTATTCACACAAGAAACTTACTGTCATTCACTCCAGGAAGGAATCAGAAAAGGTttgcaatttaaatttaaaaacctcCTGGTATCACAGAAATACATGTGGAAAATCTACACACAATAGTTGCTATTTCCCATGCAATAATCTAGCCTTCATGAATTCttatatttttgaaaatgcatGAAGTGCAAACACTAAGAGTGCGAACTTCATTCCTTTTCTCAGCTGTATAAAGTCTGGATCATCTCCACactatttccttttcattccatAACCTTGGAAGTACTAATTGAAGCATTCAATAACATATATAACAAGATGACACAGACTTGACATGAGTGTCCTGCTATTTATCCAGCAATATCACAGTAAGCTTAAAAGCTCTAAAAGGACTATTCAGAGGTCATTAGATGATCAAAAATTTATACAGCGCATTTTGCAGTTTGTATTCATGCCAAACTGTCACAAATTCAAGCCAGTATACTCTCACCTGAATACCACAAGAATTAATCAAATTTCTACTTGAACTTCTTTCAGAAAGCATATTAACTGTTTTAATACTTACTAATTTCTATAAAGAGTTCATTAATGTTAATTGCATTTTTTGCACTTGTCTCTACAAATATTGCATGAATGGAATCTGCATAGTCTTTAGCATCTTTTTCCATGACTTCTctgcaaaaacaaagaaaaaactgtgaATGCAAAACCCACCATTAGTCAAAAATCTTAAGGGATAGATTAAGCTTTCAACTGCCTCACTAATGAGTATCTTGTACGTTACCTGTTTGGCATCACAGCCCTCCCTCATCCTGAACTTAATGCTCATCCTTTACGCTGTCTCCTTGCCTTGGGTATGAGCAGCACTGAAGCACAATCATAAACTAAACAATGCCTTAATCCATCTGACAGCATTACAGTGGAGTTTGTTTCTTGAGTGCTTTAAGTGTAGGTCTGCAATCAGTCATTATAGGGTGTTTTAATCTTGACACACACAGTTTTAGATGTACTGAAAAGATATTAAAGCATTAATTCCACTAATCCAGTGGATTTCCTACAGCTGTTTACAAAAATAAGTATCTCGCAACACTGCACAAACCATTTGTACAGCATTTACTTTACATGAAGCATGAAAATGTAGCTATAAACAGGAACATATTTAGACTGAGCAAAGAGTCAAGAAGTGAAAGTTACTCTACACCCTTAAGGTAGGCAAGTTGGTAACATTTCcttaaataacatgaaaaacaaagcccaaTATGTAGAGAGAGGATTGGACTGTATGTTTTATCACCTTACATACAATTTCTAGAAAACACAGGCTGCTTTCAGTAACAAAGGACTATAAGGTATCAAAATCACAGACTAGATCATTAACTCAAATACTGCCTGTGACTGAAGTACAAGGAATCTTGTTCATCAGCTTGAGTAACAATGTTAGCATATTTTATGTCAACTAAGCACCAAGAAATAAACATTTGAGACAAATACTACCTACATGCTTTGTATTTACCttctaattaattttatgtCATCAATTCTTTCAAGAGACATGCTGCTTGTAACAGAAGTTATTAGAGCTCACTAGGTAACTCCTACATATTAACAATTTGTAAAATTATACtaaaaaataactttgcagTGATTCTTTAAACACATAACCATCTGTCTCCTTTGAGACAAGAGCTGTGGTACCTTTTCCAATAAAATCTAAACCCAAGAAGTTTGCACACACcttctttctgatttttggCTTATTCAACCCAGACATCAATAAAAAAGagcttcttttgttttcagtacaTGACTTCTTGAAAGTCTGGCTGTTCATAAAGTTTCTCAAGAACTTTTCCTGCTCCCTGCAACTATTTCAGCTATGAGCCAAAGGGAAGGAAGGCACCTGAACAAGCAAGTTAGAAAAGCCTACACAATGCTTTCCAACAGGCTTGATCTTTTCCTAACAAAATGAGGTGCTACAGACTGACAGGGGTACTTCTTATAAAGTGAGATAAACAGCTTGTATTACACTGTAGTTTCACAGGGAGTTTAGACTTGTGTAACTTGGCACTGCCTCTAGAAAAGGTAATCCTGTCTCACTGTAAACTGCTCATTCCTAACTCTGCTATCCCACCTCTGTTATGCCAGCAAGTGTTCATGGTGTGAGAAACATAAATATACTTGgatgagtttttcttttttaaaatggttAGTTTTAATCTGGATCTATTTTATAGCCCAATTTACTAGCCCATCACACACTTACACCAACATGGGGAGGAAATGGGTAAGACTGTGCAAGGCCAGACTATCCAAGTCTTCTGACAGCAGAAACAGCTCAGACCACTTGTGAAACTACAGTTCTAGTGCAAAACAGCTTAGATTGCTCTATACCTTTCACCTGATCTGAAATGTTAGAATATTTAGCACTATGAGCTTAAGTGAATATCTCCAAGTTACCAAGTTACTTACCTTACATCATTAAGATCACACTTATTTCCTGCAATAGCTACAACAATGTTCGGAGGTCCATGTTGTCGAAGCTCTTTAACCCAGTTCTTTAATGTTGAGAAAGTTTCCTGATGTgttgaaaaaacagaaaaaagaaaataaagaaaaagaagaaattaaagactCAGAACTGGCCCATGACACCCTCACACCCCACACAAAATAGGAATGCTGAGAAAATATCACATTTCTTACCTCCTTTGTGATGTCATACACTATAATGGCTGCTGCTGACCCTCTGTAATACATTGGGGCTAAAGCACGAAACTGGAAGAAAGACACCAGACATTATGAATCTGATCTTCTACTGACCTCCATgatctcattattattatactATGAGGAAGCGAAAACTAGCTTTAAAGTCCACATTAGTGGAAACCTTTTCTTTACAATTACAGAGATGCTGTGCAACAATATACATAACTTCCATTCAAGTACCGTTTTACAAAGGCCaaccaataaaaaaaatggcttagagaTCAGCAGCACACTGAGAAAAAGTAGGAAGCCAAACTTGACCTTACTTTGACTAGATTAGAATCTCCCATTTAAAAGATTGTAGATTATATGCACAGACAGGATATATACTCaactttaaatacaaaacaaggagaaaacagtCAAAATTGAACTAGCTTCTTACTCCAAGACATTCATGCTTTTGGACAAGAAGTAATTTCAAGAAATCTAGGATATATTACTCCTGCTCTGAAATGTACAGAAGTTGGTATCAGCCTCTAGCCCCATGGATCAGTCATGGCACTCTTCAACGCTAGAAATGTTGGTTTCCTTTCTTGTGATTAAATTTACAGCTTCAGGgctttcttcccccctccctcccaagTTAGAAGCATGTTTAAAATTGAGAACTGCAAAAGCCCACAGCCATGTGACCTGTTGCAAACAGAGCTTTAAGGAACATGCTAGATGGCAAAAGGCTACTGTAATTCTATTGTAATATTCAAAATTAGATCTACACCAGGTGTATTTGGCTGGTAGTGCATTTGCAGGATATAAACCAAGCCTGTGCCTTTGCATGGGCAGCGCTATGAATCCAGGACTGAAAAAAGTGATAAAGCGTACGATTAAGTTGCATCAAAACTCAAGCATTCTTAAAAACAGTGTGATATTTTGTGATTTACAAAGAAACAGACAACTAAACTAGCAAAGAAAATTCAGTCAAAGCAGAGTAAACTGCAGGTATCCCTTTTGTGTAAGCATATGTGATTTAGTGCTTTTGTGCATCACATTACTCAGGGTAAGAATCATGACTAGAATACAAGTTTTCATAAAAGCTTATTCAGTTCTAATAAAATACCAATTTCCTTTTGCTTAGTACAGTTCAACTGAGAGCACTACTATAAATCATGAAAAACTTTCTATAAAGCAGAATTCCAGAGCATTTACGTTTGGCTCTCAAATTGTGTTTTGAAAACAGGATTTTGAACACAAAGttcagaatataaaaatatttaatagtgGGAAAGGGAAACACAGGCAGGGATTCAGATCATGTTGGGACATaatccctctcttcctcccaggTACTAAAATCTAAAGGGAAACATATTTGGTAAACCACCACTTGGACTGGTTGCAACCTGGCTTTTTGATTATTTGACTATTTACATTGGGAATAAACCAACTTTCAGTTGCTGATTTTGTATTACTCTCATTTCCTGACTGCTAACACTTAGACACTTTTTTCCACCTAAGGGCAGCCGGCagataaaatacattaacaAAACAGATGTCACcagaaacactgaattttccttttgctatttTTCCAAAGACTTCAGCTTACCCTCCAGCCTCCAATTTGTGTTTTGACAGAATTATTAAGACAAAATTATCCAGAGAAACTCAAAATCGTAAGataagaagacaaaaaaaactgACTGCTCTAAGTGATCTGCTACAAGTCATCACCTATCAACTATACACTGTGTAGAAGAaatgagagaagagagaaggctGCGCAATGAGCTGTGTGAAGTGCGTTAGTGCACATTTCCACCTCTGGAATGAGGCAGACCCACCACTCCCTGAAGTCATTTAGAATATGGGATTGCCCAGTGCAGGATAGAATTATTCACTCCTGGGCTTCTGAAGtagaaaacagcaaatgctCCTCAAGAAGCCAGGACTACAAATTCTGTGCATTAAGTATCATAGCTCAGCAGAGACATTTTAGTTCCAAGAATGGTGTGGACATTTACAGTATTCCAGATATCATGGAGGAAATCCCTTCCATAATTCATTGTTGGATGTAACTCTGCTACAAATTTCAGGGAAAGGCACACATACAGACATTTGTGACTAGCAGCAAGTGACAGTGCTGCtctgttttgaagaaagaaacatcTATGAAGATATTGGCATAATTAGAAGTAAATAGTAAGTAAATAGAAGTAAATAGAAGTAAATATTCTGGCTCTCATTTCACTGGTTTCCTTGGCTATATTGTGGCCTCACAGCAACTTTTCTCGGGTGCGGAACATAAGCTTCACAGATAGCACAGCTCACAGGTCAGAGACCAGGTAAGGcacttttcctggttttatttcaa
This region includes:
- the LOC101880415 gene encoding ras-related protein Rab-22A isoform X4, producing the protein MALRELKVCLLGDTGVGKSSIVWRFVEDSFDPNINPTIGASFMTKTVQYQNELHKFLIWDTAGQERFRALAPMYYRGSAAAIIVYDITKEETFSTLKNWVKELRQHGPPNIVVAIAGNKCDLNDVREVMEKDAKDYADSIHAIFVETSAKNAININELFIEISRRIPSTDTNPPSSGKGFKLRRQPSVTKRSCC